A section of the Saccopteryx leptura isolate mSacLep1 chromosome 4, mSacLep1_pri_phased_curated, whole genome shotgun sequence genome encodes:
- the CARHSP1 gene encoding calcium-regulated heat-stable protein 1 isoform X3 gives MSSERPPASQPPTHQASVGLLDTQRARHRSPSPLRGNVVPSPLPTRRTRTFSATVRASQGPVYKGVCKCFCRSKGHGFITPADGGPDIFLHISDVEGEYVPMEGDEVTYKMCSIPPKNEKLQAVEVVITHLVPGTKHETWSGHVVSS, from the exons ATGTCATCTGAACGTCCTCCGGCATCACAGCCCCCCACCCACCAGGCCTCGGTCGGGCTGCTGGACACCCAACGGGCCCGCCACCGCTCCCCGTCCCCTCTCCGGGGCAACGTGGTCCCCAGCCCGCTGCCCACTCGCCGGACGAGGACTTTCTCCGC gACGGTGCGGGCCTCCCAGGGCCCCGTCTACAAAGGCGTCTGCAAGTGCTTCTGTCGCTCCAAGGGCCACGGCTTCATCACCCCGGCCGATGGTGGCCCCGATATCTTCCTGCACATCTCCGA TGTGGAAGGGGAGTACGTTCCCATGGAAGGCGATGAGGTCACCTACAAGATGTGTTCCATCCCACCCAAGAACGAGAAGCTGCAGGCCGTGGAGGTGGTCATCACTCACCTGGTTCCGGGCACCAAGCATGAGACCTGGTCTGGCCACGTCGTCAGCTCTTAG
- the CARHSP1 gene encoding calcium-regulated heat-stable protein 1 isoform X2: protein MRAGDHHSPRSAMSSERPPASQPPTHQASVGLLDTQRARHRSPSPLRGNVVPSPLPTRRTRTFSATVRASQGPVYKGVCKCFCRSKGHGFITPADGGPDIFLHISDVEGEYVPMEGDEVTYKMCSIPPKNEKLQAVEVVITHLVPGTKHETWSGHVVSS, encoded by the exons ATGCGAGCTGGGGATCACCATTCACCAAG GTCAGCCATGTCATCTGAACGTCCTCCGGCATCACAGCCCCCCACCCACCAGGCCTCGGTCGGGCTGCTGGACACCCAACGGGCCCGCCACCGCTCCCCGTCCCCTCTCCGGGGCAACGTGGTCCCCAGCCCGCTGCCCACTCGCCGGACGAGGACTTTCTCCGC gACGGTGCGGGCCTCCCAGGGCCCCGTCTACAAAGGCGTCTGCAAGTGCTTCTGTCGCTCCAAGGGCCACGGCTTCATCACCCCGGCCGATGGTGGCCCCGATATCTTCCTGCACATCTCCGA TGTGGAAGGGGAGTACGTTCCCATGGAAGGCGATGAGGTCACCTACAAGATGTGTTCCATCCCACCCAAGAACGAGAAGCTGCAGGCCGTGGAGGTGGTCATCACTCACCTGGTTCCGGGCACCAAGCATGAGACCTGGTCTGGCCACGTCGTCAGCTCTTAG